The window ATAAAAGCCAGCGCGCATCCTGAAGTATTCGGCAGTGGAAATAAGGGCATCGCCCAGGGCCTGTTGTACCAGCTTATAGGGGCGAAGCCGGTAAAGGGTGAGACTTAGGATCATGTACCATATTCCACCTGCACTTATGAACAGCCCATTCCTCAATATTTCTTCCAGTGAAGCCCTTTCATCAATACTCAATACCATTACCAACAAGCCGGCTCCACCCACAGCATTGGCCCTTAAACCATAAACGCCCACCATGGAAAACAGGAAGCCCGCGGTGGCGATCAGCAGGGCCAGCAAGCCGGGAACGGAAAGGCTGATACCGGTTATGACAGAGGTGAGGAATACAAGGATGATGGCAGCTGTCATGCCATTGATGCGGTGGTGGATGGGTCCGGCATTATCGGTGAGGCCAACGCAAAGGGCGCCAAGGGCCATGGCAACACCGGTCTGCAACTGGTCAAAATAATTGGCAATCAGGACAGGTGTCATCACTCCCGCAGTCAGCCTGACCCCTTCATAGAGATAATAGCTGCTGCTGAATTTTTTAAAGGCCTTGATATAATCGATCATCCAGGCCCAAAAATACGGCATACCCTAAACTTGAGGGAGGGTCTTTTCGTGCATACCCAGCCGTTAGGTGTCCCGGCATGGCAGGATTTCCCGATCAGGGAACTTGGGTATTTTGCAGGTGACTGGTATGCATTTTTCCTGTCCTTGTTCAGTTGGGATGGCCATACTGCCCGACCGGAAAGGGCTTTCCAGGCCGGCTTGGCAACAATGATTAAGTTGTTGTTTGTCAATAGGCTATAATTCTTTTACCGGTTGGCCAGAAGCCCCAGGTGCTCCATGGGTTTGTGAAAGTCGGTTTGCCCGGGCCTTTCTCCCCTGATTTTTCCTCCTGAAAATTTTTTAAGGGGGGTATTGCAAGATCAAAAACTGCGATATACTTTTGATCCAGATTCCAATCTATCCTACCTCATCCGAGGTTTGAATGCCATCACTTGTTGATCATCTGGTATCCCCCCAATCGTTAATCCCTTTAAATCGTACCCAGTGATGGAAACTATTACCACACCCCAAAGTGCCGACCGCGCACGAGCTTTTCCCAATCATTACAGTTGCCCAAATCTTAATTCTCCCCTGGCTGCATAACCGCCAGCAGGACCTGTTGTTTGATCCCCAGAGCCAATGGCTCACTATTACCAATCATTACCCTTTAAATCTATTGTATGTACTTCGCTAAGAAAGCCCTCCTCATCAATGATGATCAGCAGTTGCTGAACGCCATGGCAACTATCCTCCGTAATGAAAACTTTGAAGTTGTTACCGCCCTTGGTGGTAAGCAGGGCCTGATGGCCATCCGTGAGGCTTCTTTTGACCTTGTGATCACAGATATTACCATGTCCTACTGCAGCGGCTTTGAGCTCATCGCTGAAACCAAGGAAAATGCGGATACTAAGGATACCTCAATCTTCGTTATATCATCGATAGGGAATGAATCCACTATTGCAGAATGTTTTGAAATGGGGGTGGATGCCTACATCCAGAAGCCCTTTGTTCCAAAATCATTCCTGTACAATATCAACCGAATCCTATTCGATAAAGCCTATGCACTCGCTAGTTGAGTTTTACCTCGCCCTTCCAATCGTTATCCGGTTGGTTTTGGCCTTTAGTGTCCTTTTTGTAGCCCTGGCTATATTCCTTTTTATAAGGATGATGGCTTGGAAAAGCAGGACATTGAAAAAGGAACAAAGGGAAGCCTTGCTTAGCCAGCAAATTGACCAGGTCCTCACCGAGCAAATCATTGCCAGGACCGATTGGTCACAGCACAATGCTGATGTTGGCTTGCTCAGTTGTGTTCAGCAGCTGAGGTCGCTTCCCCTTCGCCAACCATTGGTCAGGGATGTGCTGGCCAAAAGACTGATCCATAACAAGCACAATTTCTCTGGTGAGATCAATGAAATGCTCACCAGGGTTTACCTGATGCTTGGACTCCATAAAGAAAGCCTGGCCGATGTAGTGTCAAAGCATCGCAAGGTTAGGCTGGCAGCCATGCATGAACTGTACATGATGGATATTAAAGTGGATGAGTCCATCGTTCAGCCCTTATTGTTCCATAAGGATGAACTTACCCGCAAGTATGCCCGGTGTTTCCTGATCAAGCATGCTCCATCTGCTTCTTTCGAGTTCCTGGACCAGGTAAAGGACCAGTTCCTTCCCTGGGAACAATATGAATTGCATGCCATTATGGCTCGGCGCGATTGCCTGGATGTGCCTTTGTTTGCCCAATGGATCCGTTCCGACCTGAATCCGGGTGTTGTTTCCTTTAGTATTAAGATGGCTGTTCATTTCAAACAGCATGATGCCATTCCCGTCCTGATCAGGTTGCTGGAAGAAGGATCTCAGGAATTGAGGAAGGAAGCGATCGTTGCATTGGGAAGATTCAAATCATTGGAGGCTGAGGAAGCATTGGTGTTGAGGTATGCTAGTGAATCCATTCCCGTTAAGCTGGAGATCCTGAAGGCACTTGGCAGGATTGCCTCAGGAAGGTGTATCCATTTCCTGGCGAATGTATTTTATGGCGCCACAAGTGTAGACATCAAGAAATCGGCTATGCGTTCCCTCGTGGAGCAAGGACGCCAGGCGGCATCAGTTATTGAAGACATGATCGCTGAGGCAAAGGGTATTGACAAGTTAGTGATCCAACAATCCATTCATCCTATAAGTAAACACTAATGAATTATTCTTTTTGGGATCCTGTGATCTGGGCATTTGACCTGGGGATCTTATTTTATTCAGTAGGACTGTTTTCCTTGTACCTGATGCTGGCCTTACTTGCCTATAAAGGTATCCGCCGCAACAGGGAAAGAAATAAATTGAGACTGGAGACTATCCTGGAGAAGTCGCCCCTTACTCCGGGTATTTCCATTGTTGCCCCTGCCTTCAATGAAGGGCCCACTATCATTGCCAATGTGCGGTCTTTGCTTACACTGAACTATCCCAGGTTCGAGGTGATCATTGTAAATGATGGTTCCACAGACGATACTCTTGATAAACTGATCAATGAGTTCAAATTGGTCCGCCACGATATTCCTTACGAATCAAAAGTGCCTTCCCAACCCATTCGCTGTTTCTTCAAGTCCACCAGCATGGCGTATAGCAATCTCATTGTCGTGGACAAGGTAAACGGCAAGTCGAAAGCAGATGCCGTCAATGCAGGTATCAATATAGCCTCCTATCCTTATCTCCTCAATACTGATGTGGATTGTATCCTGGACAGGGACACCTTATTGAAGCTGGTCCAGCCTTTTATGGAAGACGGCAAACGGGTGATCGCTGTAGGTGCGGGCCTGAGGATCGCTAATTCCTGTGAGGTAGACAGGGGAACCATGATGCAGGTGAAAGTGCCTGAAGGCATGATACCTCGTTTCCAGGAAGTGGAATATATCCGCTCTTTCGTGCTGGGTAAAGTTGGCTGGTCACAAATGAATGCCGTGCCTAATGTCTCCGGCGGCCTTGGCTTGTTTGATACGGATATCCTGATCAAGGCGGGTGGTTACGATCCCCGGTCATTTGGTGAGGATATGGACATGATCGTCAGAATGGCAAAGTATATGTGTGACAACAAACAAGACTACGCTATACGCTATGTGCCACAGGCATTGTGTTGGACCGAAGCCCCCGACAACCTCAAGGTATTTGGACGCCAGCGTACCCGTTGGGCGCGGGGCTTGTTCCAGATCTTTGCCCAGCATGGTAAAATGCTGCTCCATCCGCGTTATAAGCGAATGGGCCTGATCACCTTTCCGTATAATTTCTTCTTTGAGTTGCTCGCCCCGATTATTGAGTTCCTGGGCCTGATCACCTATTTTGTATTGATTGCCACTGGCCAGATCAATTTTGTTCATGCAGGCATCCTGTTGGTGTTCGTGTATTCCTTCTCCGTGTTTATTACCCTGCTGAGTATTATGTATGACCAGTTCGCCATGAATAATTATTCCAGTCCCCGTGAGCTGGCGAAATTGTGCATGGCTGCTGTATTGGAACCATTCCTTTACCATCCGCTGATCATATTCTTCTCCCTGAAAGGATACTTCAACCAACTGTTCGGCAGGCAACATGCCTGGGGGAATATGCAACGGAAGGGATTCAGGCAACAGGCAGATCAGCCAAGTGTAATTATCAGATAAATCCAATTGTGATGAATATCCTGGAAAAAGCTAAGCTTATTGTTATGCTCTCCATACCGGCTGCGGTTTTACTGAGCCAGCCTTCCAGCGCACAGGACAGGCGCACCAGTTCGGATGATTTGTTGAAAATGGCGCTGCATGAGGCCAATACCTTGGGCAATACAGCCAAGGCGATCGAATTATGCAAGCGCGCACTAAGGCAGAGCCCCGATTATGCAGATGTGCACCAGTTGCTGGGGAAGCTCTACCGGGTATCAGGTGAAACCGATCTTAGCAGGCAGGAGTACCTCCTCTTGCTTAAGAAGAACCCACGTGATACCGACGCTCTCATCAGCCTCTTTAACCTTGAATCTGAAGCGAAGCGCTATGATGCTGCACTTGCTTACCTTAACCAGGCCCTGCAGGTTCAGCCGGGCAAAGAGGATTTCCTCTTCAGGAAGGCTTACTTGCTGGAGGAAATGAAGCAATTGGATGAAGCTGTTTTGTTGTCCGAAAGTTTATACAAGCAATTTCCCGGCAATAAGAAATATACAACCATGTACTGCGACCAACTGTTTCAGTTGTCCAGGGAGCAGGCGAGAACGGGGAATACCGAAAATGCGATCCGAGGTTTGCAACGACTGTTGGCAGTTGATCCACAGCACCGGGATGCTTTGGTCGCATTGGTAAATCATTACTATACGAGCGGGCAGCTTGACCAGGCGATCAGGTATTGTGAACTGGGCCTGGCTGCCAATCCTGTTGATTCTGTCTTCCTGTTGAAGCAGTCGGCCTTCCTGTTGGAATCCGGCAAGCCTGCACAGGCTATTGATGCATCCGGCCTTTTGGCAAGGTCCTATCCGGACAATGAGCGTTTCGCCCAAATCTATTATGACCAGTTGTTGGGTTATGGTGTAGGGTTGATGAAGCAGGATAGTATCAAGCCGGCCTCAGCGGTATGGGCAAGGATGCATACCGATTTTCCAAAGGATACTGCCGCATTGCAATACCTTTCTGCTAACATGATCCAGGAGAAGCATTACGATTCTGCACTGGGTTATATTGAGAAAGGTCTTTTGCTCATGCCTGCTTCCTATAAGTTCCAGAGCATGAAAACCGAGGCACTGGAAGCCAAGGGTGAATATGCCAAAGCTTACCAATCTGCCCGGCAAATGCTGCAATCCAATCCCGGCGATGTGAAGTTGCGCTCCTATGTTAATTACCTGCAGTACAAAAGCAAGCGCAACCAAATTGGGGTCATGCACCTGCAGAGCATTTACGATAATGATATCCCTACGGCCAGTATCACCACTTTACAATACCTGCGCTTCCATAAGAAAGGAAGTATTGGGGGAAGGATAAACTTTGCCGATCGTAATAACCAGCAAGGTGTGCAGTTTGAGCTGGAGAGTTACCTGAAACACAACCAGTACCTGTATTCTTACATGGTGGCAGGATGGGCAACCAATGATGTATTGCCACAATGGCGAGCAGGTTATTCCCTCTTCAAAAACCTGGGTAAGAATTGGGAAGGTGAATTGGGTGCGCGGTACCTGTATGCCGGCGGTGAGAATGTTTGGTCGGGTGTTTGGTCAGCCAGCAAGACATGGAAAAAGAACTGGACCAACTTCCGTGGGTTTATCATTAATGATGCAGGGGAGTGGTATCATGCCTATACCCTGACCAGCAGGTTCTTCCTCAAAAAACCTAATGAATATGTCTCCTTTATTGGAGGATTGGGAACCAGCCCCGATGACAGGAGCCGTAACTACCAGATCAATAATCTCCTTGGGTTCCTTGCCCATTCGGCGGGTATGGGTATCCAGAAGACCATCAAAACCAACACAATTGTAAACCTAACCGGGGTTTGGACCAACCAGCGGATTGCGGAAAAGCAGAGCTATAACCAGTATGATATTACTTTCACCCTCTTGCAAATGTTCTAATTTGCCGGGTATCCAAGTTGGTTATGTATCTAAAGTTCCTCGCGCTGATCATGGTAATGATGACTGCTGGTTATGCCTACTCCCAAAACCTCCTTCTCGCAGAAGGGAAAAAAACTGGTTTCGGGTTGGTGTTGCCGGAGCGCCCAACTGCATATGAAGAAAAGGCTGCTAAGGTTTTTGCTGACTATTTCCAAAAGGTGACCGGGGCTTCCATTCCAATGGTCCCCAAAAAGCAGCACCATCAGGCCATGGTCATCAGTATTGGCCATACCAAATACCTGGATAATCCCAGCACTTTCTCAACTCCAGAGTCTTTTCGCATCAGGACAAAGCCTGGAAGGTTATTGATCGAAGGCGAAGGAAGGGGAGTGGTGTTTGCGGTCTATCATTTTATTGAACAATACCTCGGATGCCGGAAGTATGACCAGGGACCTGCGTTGGTAATGCCCAAGGATAAGCTTGAATTAACAGCCGGCCTGGATATACGAGAATCACCTGCATTTATCTACCGGGAAGCCTATTTCCCGATCATGGCAGATGAGGAATACCGCGATTGGCATCGCCTCCATCGCCTTGATGACCATTGGGGCTTATGGGGCCATAGTTTTGAACAACTTCTCCCTGCAGCAGACTATTTCAGGGATCATCCGGAATATTTTGCCCTGACAGGTAAGGGACGCAATCCCGCACAACTTTGCTTGTCTAACGAAGCTGTTTTCAGGATTATTAAGAAAGTACTCGCCGAAAGAATCGCTGCCTGGCCTGATGCCAGGTATTGGTCTATCAGTCCCAATGATTCACCGATCTATTGCGAGTGTGAACAATGTAGTAAAACCGATGCAAAAGAGGGAGGCCCGCAGGGGTCATTAGTGAACTTTGTGAATCGTCTGGCGGCTGCCTTTCCCGGGCATCAGTTCTCCACACTGGCCTATACGTATAGCGCCCATCCCACCCGGCAACTCAAACCGGCAAGGAATGTTTCCATCATGCTAAGCAGCATTGACGCTTTGAGGACCTATCCCTTTTACCAGGAACCAACTGCCCGGCCTTTCTGCAAGGACCTGGAAGGTTGGAAGGAAAAGACACCTAATATTTTTGTCTGGGATTACTGCACCCAGTTCACCAACTACCTCTCACCATTTCCGAACCTTTACTGTTTGCAACCCAATTATAAGTACCTGCAGGAGAAAGGTGTGAAAGGCGTTTTCGCACAGGGCAGCGGGGCCGATCATAGTGACCTGGCCGAATTAAAGGCCTATTTGATCGCGAGGCTGTTATGGCAGCCCAGTGTCCTGGTTGATTCCATCGTACATGATTTCCTGGAGGGCTACTATGGCAAGGCTGGTTTATTCATCCAGCAATACCTCGAGCAAATGGATAATGCCCTCATTGAGACGAAGGCCGCGCTTGATATCTACGGTAACCCGGTGAATGAGGTCGGCAGGTTCCTCTCCCCGGCCAGAATGGAAGACTATAGTCATATCCTTGATAAGGCAGAGGCAGCAGTAGAACAGGAGCCCCAGCATTTGGAAAGGGTATTGAGACTGAGGCTGTCTCTGGATTACGCTTCCTTCCAGCAGGCGCGTTTCTATGGGCGGGAAAAGCATGGCATCTTCCAAAAGGCAACTGGCGGTGAGTGGCAGGTAAGGGAAGGATTCAGGGACAGGTATGATAAGTTCATCAAAAGATGTGGGGCAGAAGGAGTGAGTATGATGAATGAGGACGGCAAGGATTTGCAAGCCTACCAAAGGGAATGGTCTTCCATTTTCAATGGTGGGGTCAGGCCCAACCTTGCCTACCGGGCAGGAGTGCAACTGGAGCGTCCCCATATTCCGGATTATGCAGCTGCCAGTGCCGGGATATTGGTAGATGGCAATAATGGTTTTGATGATTTCAGTTACAACTGGCTTTGCTTCAATAATGAACCACTCCAGGCGACCCTCGATATGGGTGAAGTGAAAACAGTGGATCGTATTGCCCTTGGTTTTCTCGAAGATCCCAGGCATTGGTTCTTCCTTCCTTCAACCATCTCGGTTTGGGTTTCGGTCAATGGAAAGGACTTCGAACCGGCAGGTGAAATGAAGCATGGACTTCCCGAGCAGGAGGGCTATGCAATAAGGCGGAAGGAAGTACAGTTCTCCTTAAAGGAAAGCGTGCCAGCCAGGTACGTAAAAGTGATCGCCCTGCCCCAGCCTGAACTGCCCATTTGGCGCCAGCACAAAAAACGCAAGGCGATGCTGGCTTGCGATGAGGTATGGGTTAATTAACTGCCCTGCCCTTTACCTGATTATAAGGTGCCGATGACGGTTGCAATGGCAAATGCCAATACCGAGACGATCAGTCCATACATGAAGATATTGTATGAGATCCTGAGGTAGTGGTATTTTTTGGCCAACACCTTTCCCAGGTAATAGATATCCTTGATCATGCTGCCATAGAGATAATCTGAGTCGTTCATCATCTCCTTCATGGCCCATTCATAATCCGGTAATTCCATTTTGAAGAAGTTTCCAAAGAACAAAAGGTTGATCTTCTTCATCCGGATATCTTCCTGTGTAAAATATCCTTTGTTGACATTGGGCCTTGTCGCCCTAATGGCAAAGATCACTGCACTCAGGCAGACGGTAGCCAGGAGACTGGTGGGTATGATGAACTGGGGATAATATTGCAGTTTTCCCAGCAGTACGGAAACCAGGATGGACAATACAATGGTGTTTACTGATATCATGATATTGGCCTTTGAATCTGCCATCTGGCTAAGGCTTACATGATTGTCACTCATGATCCTGAACATGGTGGCGATACCCCTTTCTGTCCTCGATTCTTTCTTTTGCTTGGGTTTATTGTCCGGGCCATTGCTATCGGGGCTCTTTCCCAGTGCCTCAATGACCTCTGCTGTTTTCTCGGGATTGTATTCAGGCAACTTCCCGGCTGTTACTGCTTCATTCTTTTCAACCAATCGCTTCAGGTGTTCCTGCTTCACCGGCTCCAGGTGGGTGCGTGCATATTCCGTGAAGTAGGAGTGTTTTTGCAGGAAGGCAATATTGTTTTTTCGCCAGTCCTTTTTACTGATATCCTTACCAAAGACCAGTATCCACTCCTTCCTTAATAGTTTGTGTTCTGTAGAAAATTCAGTAGTGCCCAGGTGATAGAGGTCGGCGTCGCAAATGATCTCCTCGATGGTTGATTTTGGCGACTGCGGCATTTGGGTGGCCAGGATGCAGGCGCTAACCTTGTCGATCAGCGGATCAGGAATATTCCTGGCATGCAGGAATGCCCTCGCGATTTCCACGCTTGCCTGTTCATGGCCTTCATATTGGCGGCTATAGCCGGTATCATGGAACCAGGCGGCCAACATCAATGCGGTCCTGTCTTCCTCTGTCAAAGTGTAATGGGATGCAATGGTACGGGCAGCCTCTACCACCCCTACAGTGTGGTGGAGGTCATGGAATTGATAGGCTGATGGTACCTGGTCATTGAACAATTGCTTTACGTACTGCTCAGCCAATGCAATTAAGGAGTGATTTGCTTCCATTCTGCCGTATTATCGGCTAAATTTACACAATAAAGGATTGTTTCAAAGTCCCTGTATAAAATGCTTATAAAACCAAGAATGCTATTCTTCCACCTGCTGGGCATATTGGGTCTTTCGTTTACTTCCTGTAACCGACTGGATTCTTTGGCCTTTGTGCCAGCTATTCCTGGTTATGGGGAGAAGCCGTTAAGGACTGTATTGCTCAAGAAGCCGCTTCGTGAGATCTCAGGGATCACCTATGCGAGTCCCGGAAAGTTGGTGGGCATCAATGATGAGGATGGGGTGCTTTTTACTATTGATGCCAATACCGGTCAGTTCACTGAACAGGAGTTTGGTAAGGAAGGTGATTATGAAGATATCGTAGCAGTAGGGGAACACTATTATGTGCTGAAGAGCAATGGTAATATCCACAAGATCGATTCCCGATCAGGAAAAGAGGTGAAGGTAATAAAGGGTGACTTCGATAAGTTCACAGAGTTTGAGAGTCTATGTTATGACAGCAGGAGCCGGCAACTTTTAATGATCTGCAAGACCTGCGGTGCCAATGCGCCTTATGTTAATATATGGCGGGTGGATCTTACTGCTGATGCCATCATCAGCCAACCCATTGCCACTATTGCATGGAA is drawn from Flavihumibacter rivuli and contains these coding sequences:
- a CDS encoding HEAT repeat domain-containing protein yields the protein MKKEQREALLSQQIDQVLTEQIIARTDWSQHNADVGLLSCVQQLRSLPLRQPLVRDVLAKRLIHNKHNFSGEINEMLTRVYLMLGLHKESLADVVSKHRKVRLAAMHELYMMDIKVDESIVQPLLFHKDELTRKYARCFLIKHAPSASFEFLDQVKDQFLPWEQYELHAIMARRDCLDVPLFAQWIRSDLNPGVVSFSIKMAVHFKQHDAIPVLIRLLEEGSQELRKEAIVALGRFKSLEAEEALVLRYASESIPVKLEILKALGRIASGRCIHFLANVFYGATSVDIKKSAMRSLVEQGRQAASVIEDMIAEAKGIDKLVIQQSIHPISKH
- a CDS encoding Pycsar system effector family protein codes for the protein MEANHSLIALAEQYVKQLFNDQVPSAYQFHDLHHTVGVVEAARTIASHYTLTEEDRTALMLAAWFHDTGYSRQYEGHEQASVEIARAFLHARNIPDPLIDKVSACILATQMPQSPKSTIEEIICDADLYHLGTTEFSTEHKLLRKEWILVFGKDISKKDWRKNNIAFLQKHSYFTEYARTHLEPVKQEHLKRLVEKNEAVTAGKLPEYNPEKTAEVIEALGKSPDSNGPDNKPKQKKESRTERGIATMFRIMSDNHVSLSQMADSKANIMISVNTIVLSILVSVLLGKLQYYPQFIIPTSLLATVCLSAVIFAIRATRPNVNKGYFTQEDIRMKKINLLFFGNFFKMELPDYEWAMKEMMNDSDYLYGSMIKDIYYLGKVLAKKYHYLRISYNIFMYGLIVSVLAFAIATVIGTL
- a CDS encoding glycosyltransferase family 2 protein, whose amino-acid sequence is MNYSFWDPVIWAFDLGILFYSVGLFSLYLMLALLAYKGIRRNRERNKLRLETILEKSPLTPGISIVAPAFNEGPTIIANVRSLLTLNYPRFEVIIVNDGSTDDTLDKLINEFKLVRHDIPYESKVPSQPIRCFFKSTSMAYSNLIVVDKVNGKSKADAVNAGINIASYPYLLNTDVDCILDRDTLLKLVQPFMEDGKRVIAVGAGLRIANSCEVDRGTMMQVKVPEGMIPRFQEVEYIRSFVLGKVGWSQMNAVPNVSGGLGLFDTDILIKAGGYDPRSFGEDMDMIVRMAKYMCDNKQDYAIRYVPQALCWTEAPDNLKVFGRQRTRWARGLFQIFAQHGKMLLHPRYKRMGLITFPYNFFFELLAPIIEFLGLITYFVLIATGQINFVHAGILLVFVYSFSVFITLLSIMYDQFAMNNYSSPRELAKLCMAAVLEPFLYHPLIIFFSLKGYFNQLFGRQHAWGNMQRKGFRQQADQPSVIIR
- a CDS encoding tetratricopeptide repeat protein, with the translated sequence MNILEKAKLIVMLSIPAAVLLSQPSSAQDRRTSSDDLLKMALHEANTLGNTAKAIELCKRALRQSPDYADVHQLLGKLYRVSGETDLSRQEYLLLLKKNPRDTDALISLFNLESEAKRYDAALAYLNQALQVQPGKEDFLFRKAYLLEEMKQLDEAVLLSESLYKQFPGNKKYTTMYCDQLFQLSREQARTGNTENAIRGLQRLLAVDPQHRDALVALVNHYYTSGQLDQAIRYCELGLAANPVDSVFLLKQSAFLLESGKPAQAIDASGLLARSYPDNERFAQIYYDQLLGYGVGLMKQDSIKPASAVWARMHTDFPKDTAALQYLSANMIQEKHYDSALGYIEKGLLLMPASYKFQSMKTEALEAKGEYAKAYQSARQMLQSNPGDVKLRSYVNYLQYKSKRNQIGVMHLQSIYDNDIPTASITTLQYLRFHKKGSIGGRINFADRNNQQGVQFELESYLKHNQYLYSYMVAGWATNDVLPQWRAGYSLFKNLGKNWEGELGARYLYAGGENVWSGVWSASKTWKKNWTNFRGFIINDAGEWYHAYTLTSRFFLKKPNEYVSFIGGLGTSPDDRSRNYQINNLLGFLAHSAGMGIQKTIKTNTIVNLTGVWTNQRIAEKQSYNQYDITFTLLQMF
- a CDS encoding response regulator, which produces MYFAKKALLINDDQQLLNAMATILRNENFEVVTALGGKQGLMAIREASFDLVITDITMSYCSGFELIAETKENADTKDTSIFVISSIGNESTIAECFEMGVDAYIQKPFVPKSFLYNINRILFDKAYALAS
- a CDS encoding SdiA-regulated domain-containing protein, giving the protein MLFFHLLGILGLSFTSCNRLDSLAFVPAIPGYGEKPLRTVLLKKPLREISGITYASPGKLVGINDEDGVLFTIDANTGQFTEQEFGKEGDYEDIVAVGEHYYVLKSNGNIHKIDSRSGKEVKVIKGDFDKFTEFESLCYDSRSRQLLMICKTCGANAPYVNIWRVDLTADAIISQPIATIAWKEIRRIAKNDALECQPSAAAFHPVTNELYIIASIGKVLLRCNAAGEPLAVYGINPDIFPQPEGIAFGPDGEMYITNEGRQSKASLLVFPYRK
- a CDS encoding DUF4838 domain-containing protein yields the protein MYLKFLALIMVMMTAGYAYSQNLLLAEGKKTGFGLVLPERPTAYEEKAAKVFADYFQKVTGASIPMVPKKQHHQAMVISIGHTKYLDNPSTFSTPESFRIRTKPGRLLIEGEGRGVVFAVYHFIEQYLGCRKYDQGPALVMPKDKLELTAGLDIRESPAFIYREAYFPIMADEEYRDWHRLHRLDDHWGLWGHSFEQLLPAADYFRDHPEYFALTGKGRNPAQLCLSNEAVFRIIKKVLAERIAAWPDARYWSISPNDSPIYCECEQCSKTDAKEGGPQGSLVNFVNRLAAAFPGHQFSTLAYTYSAHPTRQLKPARNVSIMLSSIDALRTYPFYQEPTARPFCKDLEGWKEKTPNIFVWDYCTQFTNYLSPFPNLYCLQPNYKYLQEKGVKGVFAQGSGADHSDLAELKAYLIARLLWQPSVLVDSIVHDFLEGYYGKAGLFIQQYLEQMDNALIETKAALDIYGNPVNEVGRFLSPARMEDYSHILDKAEAAVEQEPQHLERVLRLRLSLDYASFQQARFYGREKHGIFQKATGGEWQVREGFRDRYDKFIKRCGAEGVSMMNEDGKDLQAYQREWSSIFNGGVRPNLAYRAGVQLERPHIPDYAAASAGILVDGNNGFDDFSYNWLCFNNEPLQATLDMGEVKTVDRIALGFLEDPRHWFFLPSTISVWVSVNGKDFEPAGEMKHGLPEQEGYAIRRKEVQFSLKESVPARYVKVIALPQPELPIWRQHKKRKAMLACDEVWVN